GCTTCTCTTCCTGTTAGACTGTTTTTGCTTCATCAGTTCGGTTTGTtttacagagagagaaaaaatgtgttgagagggagggggggggggggtctggaGGCTTGctaagagaaaagagaaagacggggaggagaaggaggagaaggagaaagtgtTTTGAAACAGAGGTTACTGCAGTTCAAGTTGAGCAGTGTTTATATGAACAATACAGTCTGAGAATATGTTCAGCTGTGAGCTATGGAGCAACAGCAGGGACAAAACCCCTGAGATCGGTCTGTTCAtcacgacctctgacctcagttCACTGCTGCAGCTTCCTCTTTACACTGGAGGACAATTTGTCTCTGGACAGTTTGTCTGTGTGATGCATGGATTTCCTAACATAACATGGTGTTCTGTACTGTGAGGAGGTAcaatttgtttagtttttttggcATAAATGTCAATTTGTGGCAAATTTTCTGTCCAGCTTATTCTCAGGGGCGTTACTATAGAAATGATTACGGGCCTAACTTCTGGTGAGGTAGCGGTAGTAGCAGTAAGCTAGTTAGTCCCATaggctaaccatagtggctAACCGCCAACAGCGCttcttttgaaaagtaatttGCCTTCATTTACAAAatcctgatttatttttttgttcgtaactttttaagcgtataactgtaccgggtcgggacacatgcgcgctcgcatatgcgcgtttgcgtgtggccgctgcctctcctcctctgcctaatcgccttcactcagacggcgcgcgcgttctcgctcagctcgctccacctctagacgtgaacgcgcgctcactccacactgcagaagagtttagctctgagaatatctagtgaatgtagagtggacatttgtgcagaaataaatgatgcagctcctccagaccaacagaggttttccgtgtcttgtgaagtgacagcgctctgcaacgagttacgttgttgtctcgttaccgaccgggtgccggtgtctcctctgctctctctggctgcgggcggagagagcagggagacacgctgcagagccccgctgcctcagcctgcactgatgcaggaaaagccaacactaggatcagatctaaatcatattcatggagagaccttcgtctggtcagctaacattactgccaagcagctgaaatatagagtgatattgtggttttagctgacgtgtgtcgcctcactgttttgagcgatgctcgttcatgtatatttagagcgagcaagcgcgaacccgacgctgactttcgttgatttcacggccacaggtgtcgctgttaacaagcaattctgaaagttacaaatagtccctttaacttacATTAAATTggcattttctaaaatgtccttgCGGAGCTGTGGTACGGTGTTCCGTACACTTTTGCCCGTCAGCGCCACGCCAGGCTGCGCTCCGTTGTTAAGAGTCAGACATGCTTGTTTGTGTGCTCATTCTCTGGGGGTTATCTCCATTAGACAGTCTACACTTTGGCTGATGTCTTTTGGACCAAGAGTTTTTGAGAAAAGTGGCGAAATGTAACGTTGCCGCCTGTGTACGGAAGATCATTAAACTTAACGGTGTTCCGTACAGCAGACCAACGGTGCTCCGTACAGAGCGCATAACATGATTTCAACGGCAATTAATGaaaattttaaatgtcaaaatattcaaTTGATGTAATAAACGTTAACTTTATTGACCTATTATTAAATAACGCTGCTGCAACATCAATATTGGGCGCAGGATTACGTGCAAACAGCGTCTGTGTTGACAGAGTTGCTGCTGCAGTGCCAAGCAGTCAGTGTGCACCtatggtggcagtttctgttaaaacaagacacaaaccaaggtaacaacttgtctttcagtgaatttaataaaaaagcatacatcaataagaaaagcatctgcagatggactcacgagcacaaccacctgttgtggactgtggcaagtgagccctgaacacaaagagtagtcagtatttatacatactAAAGCATAACACATacataagtgcaaagaagaaaaagataTAAAGTGTATCATTACGTCAGCACAgaacagacaacagagcatcacaagacataacaagtatttcagcaatctgttgtttacAGTTACATAAGGCAAAACCGTCGGGTCACTGTCTTATGGTGACAAAGTTGAACATGCGAGGCCttgagattatctaaaggtacacTGTCTTaatgcagatatgaaaattgccattacacaCCATTGATGTTAAAAATGCCCATTTGAAAGCATTTATTCAACAAAGGGTAATATATTTAACAGCGTGTGATAGCATAATACTCACTTTGTACAGACTACAGTACTGTGAGAAGCATAAATTAAGTTGAAATGCACATTTTCACTGCTCTAGTCATCTCCCCACTCAAGCTGCAGTCGGAcatataacaacaacaaacacacacactgacttaaCGAAACATCATGGATTTATATTATCtaacaaaaaataacaacaacaacagcaacatttatatttattctccattgaataataaatatacttGCAGGATCCACTAACTTCTCTATTGAAAAAACAAAGGATCCACTAAGGAAactaaaagataaagataaatcCCGCCGGTGAGTGAGCACACACTGAAACAGAAAGCAGCTGCAGAGCTGCATGATGATGTCATTGGTGTCATTCCCTGATTGGCCGAGGCCTTAATTAGTAGTTAACACTACATGATGattggcagcagcagcacattgcAGGAGGTGAAACTACTGATACAGGCTGTTTCAGTTATCCACATGTTATCTAAAGACCATAATGCACAGAACAGACAAAGAGTAAACCCAGGACGAGAACCAGAACCTCTGAACCAACCTGACAACACAGACACGACACACAGACTGAATCCAGCCTCTAATCCAGGATTATAAtattcttcttctgtgtttcaGGTTGAGATGTTCTGGCTCAGGATGACTTCTTGTCTGTTGTCCCTCCTCTTCCCTTTGGTGTCCTCCATCATGGCCTCTGCTCAACACGCCGGCTGCAAAATCCGCATCACTGACAAAGGACTGGAGATGTGTAAGTATATGGATATGTAATTATTATCCAGGAGTAAACTTAAACCTGAACAGATCGAAACTACAATACAGATCTAACgtgcactcagtagagtgcagatctccgcCAGCTGTGTCTACAATGACCACTGCTGGttgaatgaatacaaactaCAATTGCCCCCGTCTAGACCGCAAGCGTATCAGACACgttttcactcacacacatacgaTCGAATACATAATCTCCTGGTGGAGATAATGACTAGAATACAGTAGTTGGATGCCAGAGGCATGTGTCAGGGACTAACGCTGAATTCACAAcaggcagcggcgaagtgcggcttGCACTTAAAGTTTTCtggcgtgttcatgtgtttcagacaggaagaaattcttagtaacacaggtcaacatgtcacaggagtcaaaGGATCtatttactgattggctgcggttACTCTCTGGCAATTTTTTGTTTGGCTGCACTTCGCCGCAGAATCAAACGGCCGCAGATTGCTGAACTCAGGAGTGGCAGCTCACCGCAGGCCGTACTTCgccactgctctggtgtgaattcagtATAAGGACAATAACGGACTACAAATGGAAAAACTTCCTCGCAATGAGTGCTGACGCCTCTCTGGCAGACGATCTTAATCACTTCTATGTCTGCGTCGAAGCTAACGGCACTAGTGCTAGCCTACAGGTCCACACAGCCCCCCCTTCCCTGTTCGCACATGACTGGGTGGCCACTTCTGACTCCAACACCATCGTAACATTTGCTGAAGACAAAGCTGTGGTAGGCCCGATGGCCAATCAGGATGAGAGGGCCCACCGAAAGGAGGTGGAGAATCTGAGACTATGGTGTCAGGACAGCTGCCTCTCGCTGAATGTCAGCAAAACCAAGGAGCTGACTGTGGTTTTTGGGAAGCAGCAGGAGAGGAAGTACACCCTCCTCAAGATGGACGGGACCACAGGTGAGGAGAGGGTGAACCTGCTTCACCTGACCTTACTGATGACCTGACCTGACATGGTCTGTCCACACTGACTGATCAAAAACGACAGCAGCGCCTTTATCACCTCCGACAGCTGCGGGGGATGTCCCCACAGATACTTAAGACATTCTACACCTGCACTGTGAGAGCATGTTGTCAGACACACTCCGCCTGGTatggcagcagcagccagcaggaCCACAAGGCTCTGCAGAAGAGTGGTCATTTGGCTGAATGTACCTAAGATAAcattttgcctttgaacattttattttacagaacAGGTTAAATGAAATCAGTACGGTTGAATGACATCAGAAAGGCTGTATGTATTGTTTGTAGTGTAGTACTCAAAGTATTTCTTGTGGTTAAAGTACTCACAgtatgtattttgtgttttcagtgaaattTGAGACTCAGAAGTTTGTTGAAGAGGAGCTGAGTAACATCAGTATGCCAGAGATGAAGGGCAAAGAAGGACGCTTCCAATACACCATTACTGagtacacattttttattttttatttacagtaatACTTTAAGACTGAATACTAGATGTGTATTAaaatcttctctttctctcgtcTGTCGTCAGTGTGAAGATAACTGAATTGAATCTGACTCATGCTGAGCTGCAGTTCATCCCTGATGTCGGTTTGCTGTTCGATGTTCAAAACTCATCAATCTCGCTGAGTTTCCACCGACGGATCCTCTACTGGTTCTTGTTAGTACCCAGAAAACTGACTTAAGACTAACATGCATATGACTCTAATAGTTCTCAAACACTGATTTAACTCTAATACTACTACAGAACACTGATCTAACTCTAATAACTCTTCTACAGAACACTAACTCTAATAGTTCTCcaacagaatataaatataatagttCTCCTATAGAATTCTATTATAACGCTAATAGTTCTCCTGTAGTTTACTATTGTACCtgttatagttattctgcagaACACTCATATAACTCTAATAGTTATCCTGTAGAACACTGTTGTACCTCTTCTTCTGCAGAACACTCATATAACTCTGATTCTAGTTGTATTCCTGTCAGTGATGAAGCTGAAGTGTTTTTGTATGTCAGTTACGACACAGGAAACATCAACGCGTCGGCGGAAGGAGTGAACATCAACACGGTTCTAAATCTGATCAGAGACGATGAAGGACGACTGAAGATCAATAACATCACCTGTGATGCCAATATCGACAAAATGAAGGCAAAGTTCAGCGGCACACTCGGGTAAAACACACTTATATAGTAATCAGTAATGATTAAAGATTACTCTTAATAGGACTGATGTAGTGATCAATAACGACCAGTAATTACTGATCAATAATTACTGATCAATAAGCAATTATAATTAATGTCTAATCATCCAATCATCGCTGATTAATTCTCACTGATGTTTGACCACACCCATCATGTGACCGCAGTATCAGCCAATCAGGAACTGTCTGTCTTTCAGGAGAGTTTATGGCTTCCTGGCCGGCTTTCTGACATCAGGCATGCGCTTCCTCCTCAACAAACAGGTctgtcacctgtctgtctctcacatgtctgtctgtctgtctctcacatgtctgtctgtctgtttcacctgtctatctgtctctgacctgtctgtctatctctcacctgtctgtctgtctctcacctgtctgcctCTCAGATCTGTCCTGCTCTGGATCATGCCGCTCTGGTTCATGTGAACTCCCTGTTGGAGACGATCCCTGTGAGGACGGAGGTTGATCAGTTTATTGGGATCGATTATTCTCTGATCGATGATCCGGTAGTGGAGTCAAGGAGCCTCGACATGCACTTCAGGGTTAGACTCTTCCACTGATGATATTGTATAATCTTCTACTGATATGATGGGACCATTAACATGTGTGTTGTGTCTGTAGGGGATGTTCTTTGACCTGTTGGATCCAAATGACACGTTGGCGAACTACGCCGTCGACCCGGTCATTAAAGAGTACGACAGGATGGTTTACCTCGCTCTGTCCGAGTTCTTCTTCGACAGCGGGATGTTTGCTTACTTCAAAGCTGGAATCTTCCAGATGAACATCGTCAACGAGAAGGTCACAACCACCACAGACCCCCAAAACTTCTACAGATTCCCAAAACCACCACAGACCCCCAAAACTTCCCAAAAccaccacagaaccacagaccTCCAAAACCCCCAAACAGAAAATGACTCCTGAGAACTGCACTGATCCAGTCTGACCTCCATTGCTTCTGTTTCTGTCGTCTTGTCCTTCAGATGCCCAGAGACTTAGAGATGTTGTTGAGAACCACCTACTTTGGAACGATCATGATGATGGTGAGCAGAAACACCACAGAAACACAGTGGAGACACATTTGAGATACTGTAGAAATGTACTAGAGATACAGTGGGGACTTATTAGAAATACAGTTGAAAAAACAATAGAAATGCAGTGGCGACACATTAGAGACACAGTGGAGACacaatagacagacagagacacagtaaaaCACAATAGAGACACAGTGGGGACCCATTAGAAATGCAGTATGAACACAGAAGGGATGCAgtacagtagagacacagtagagacacagtggagacagtataaatgcagtagaGACACAAGTTGTGTTTCCATTCCATTGCCAAGCGAATTTTaaacaaacttttgaaatgcCAGTGTTATTGCTCAACACTGTTTGGGACATTGTTGGACAGTTACGCACTTTTACCACATTTTTGGTAGCGAAAGTAAAATAGTACTTTACTTCATGTTCTACCTGTGTGTTCTGGGTAGAACACGGTGTGGCACTGCCGTATGTTCTACTTTACTTCATGTTCTTCCTGTATGTTCTCGGTAGAACCCAGTGTAGTACTGCGGCACTGTGTTTCACTACTTAACttcatgttctccctgtgtcctTGGTAGAACCCGGCTTTGATGGAAGCTCCGCTCTCTCTGGAGCTCGCCGTCAACTCACCTCCAAAAACCACCATCAAGACATCTGGAGCGACGGTCGTCATGACAGCCATCGTCAAGGTGTTTCTGCTGCCTCCAGGTCAGCCTCCGATCCAGCTTAGCAGCATGACCATGGTACGcgcactcactcact
This portion of the Sebastes fasciatus isolate fSebFas1 chromosome 1, fSebFas1.pri, whole genome shotgun sequence genome encodes:
- the pltp gene encoding phospholipid transfer protein, with amino-acid sequence MFWLRMTSCLLSLLFPLVSSIMASAQHAGCKIRITDKGLEMLKFETQKFVEEELSNISMPEMKGKEGRFQYTITDVKITELNLTHAELQFIPDVGLLFDVQNSSISLSFHRRILYWFFYDTGNINASAEGVNINTVLNLIRDDEGRLKINNITCDANIDKMKAKFSGTLGRVYGFLAGFLTSGMRFLLNKQICPALDHAALVHVNSLLETIPVRTEVDQFIGIDYSLIDDPVVESRSLDMHFRGMFFDLLDPNDTLANYAVDPVIKEYDRMVYLALSEFFFDSGMFAYFKAGIFQMNIVNEKMPRDLEMLLRTTYFGTIMMMNPALMEAPLSLELAVNSPPKTTIKTSGATVVMTAIVKVFLLPPGQPPIQLSSMTMETKFNAKVSMKGKRLAVHADLRRFKIFSNQSALESLALIPLQAPLKTMLQMSVVPLINNWTKRGVRIPLADGMDFIEEVVEYHNGFLVIGANLHFSKGLREMIAAGNNQTESDTNAV